The Acidobacteriota bacterium DNA window AGATAGACGAGATCATGTCCGATCCGATGAAGATTTCTCTTCTCTTTGCCCGCACGCTTGAAAAGTTCAAATCTGAAAGCCCCTCCGGAACTCTGACTGGACATGATGTCATCGCCGCCCTTGAAAGGCTGGGGACGGCGCTGCAGGCTCAGGCAGGCGGTCGGTGGAACCAGCTCAAGCTCGTCTTTGCCCGCCTCATCCTGAACCTCAAGCCCGAAATCCAGCACCTCCTCGTCGAAAAGAGCAGCCTGACTCCCGTGAAAGACTCCTTTCTGAAAAGCCTGCTGACCTACCTTCCGGAAGAAAAAGTGGGCGATCTGATACTGACGCAGTATCTGGCAGGTCTCAGGGATCACAGTGCTCTTGCCGATTTCATCTCGAAGGTATTCCCCGACGACGAGAGGCGTGAGGATGCATATCTGAAGATTTTCGGAAGACTGGCCGATGCCGGCGTTTCCAGTGAAGAGATAGAGAGGATCACAGAAGAGCTAAACTGGCTTAAGAGCTCTTCGGACGAGAGAATAAGTTCGATCCTGGCGAGCGAAAAGATATGGTCCAGACCTTTCTCGTCCATCATGGAATTAATCGAGGAAGCAGGCAGGATGCACTCTGGGAGGGAAGCGATCTCTCTGATACAAAAATATATGAGCGGTCTCATCCACCCCTCTCCAGAGATCAGGAGAATCGTCATCGAAAACTCTGTTCCAGTGTATATCTTCATGAAGGAGCATCCGAATTTCGCCCCGCAAAGGATCAAGGTTCAGAACCTCCTCTTTCGGCGGTTGAAGGACGAGAACGACCTAGAACTCTTCGAATCAATTGTCAAGACTATCATTGCGACTGCCGTGGCAGAGATAGATTCCGGAAACTATGCGGAATCAATCCCCATTCTCGAAAAGTTGAAAAAGTCGGTCCACGAGTTCTTCACGGAAGAGGATGTCCGCCGGGATATCATCTCCTTTGAGCTGTCCAAGATCGAGACCGAAGATCTTATCTTAAAAGCTCTGGAAGATTATTTCTCGCTGAAGACGGAAGCGGAGCAGAATCTTCCCAGGCTTCTACAGGTATTCAGCGATAAGGTAATCAGATTCCTGGTGAACCAGATCGCCAAAGAGAGCAACAGGAAGAGACGATTCAAGATTGCTCAGCTTATCAGATCGCTCGAGGAAAGAGCCCTTCCAGATCTCATCCAGTGTCTGAACGATGAGAGATGGTACCTCGTGAGGAATGCCGTCTTCCTGATGGGGGAGATCGGCGATCCCTCAGTCATCAGACATCTGAAAGGGAGCCTGCAGCATCCCGATCACCGGGTAAGAAGGGAAACCATCCGTACGCTGAGAAAACTTGGTGGAGACCAGTCTATCGATCTGATTGCCTCGGCCCTTGAAGATTCCGATGAATCGGTCATCATTGCTGCTATTGAATCCCTTGGCCATTTAAAGAGCTCGAAGGGGATCTTCAAGATGCTCAGGATCATTTCCAGGAGTAATGGATTCGAGAATGCCAACGACACATTGAGAAAGGCAGCCATAGAGAACCTCGGTAAATTGAGAGTGAAGGATGCGGTCCCAGAGCTGATCAAGCTCCTCATGAAGAAGAGTCTCCTCGGCATGACAGAAAATCCGGAGATAAGGCTCGAAGCCATCAAGGCTCTCAGCATGATAGGAGGAGAGGAAGCCATCCAAGCTCTCATCCTGACTTCCGAGAAAGACCCCGTAGCTCAGATCAGAGAGATCGCCGCAACCCTGGCTTATGAAAAGTCACGTCATGAGCCCTGATCTCTTTTTAAAAAGGATAGTTCAAAACAAGCTATTCCATCTCGAGGAAGGACCCAAGGGAGGGAAACCGATACTTCTCATTCATGGTATCACAGGCTCCCATCGTTACTGGAACACCATCAGGAAAAAGCTTGCGAAGAACAATCATCTGATTATCCCCGATCTTCTTGGATTTGGATACTCACCCAAGCCTTACATCCATTATTCTGTCGACATCTTCAGAGATTCTCTGAGAAGCCTCCTCCTGAGCAAGAATTTGGAACATCACAGGATCATCCTCATCGGTCATTCGCTCGGCACCATCATTGCAGCGGAATATGCCGCTGCATATCCGGGTCAAGTGGCCGGGCTTGTTCTAATCTCCATTCCGGCTTTTCCCAACGAGGCTATGGCTCACAGGATTTTCTGGAGAGGATCGGCCAGCTACAGGAATCTATTGACGACGAACAGTTTTTCTGCGAACTTCTCGCAGATCTGGAGGTCAGGTTTTAACATGTCTCTTACATATCTTTCTCGGATACCGTTTCCAGTCCTGATCGACAGCAGGAAATTTACGTTCCGCTCTCTCACCTCCACGCTGGAAAATTGTCTCCTGAAATACAGGGCAGATCAGTTCTTATCACGTCTCAATGATATCCCCGTCCTTGCTCTCCACGGAGAGAGGGACCAGGTTTCCCCGCTGAGCGGAGTAATCGATCTTGCGAAAAAGCTGCCTGAGCTTTCCTTGAAGGTGATAAAACACTCCGGGCATCACATCGTCCTGACCCACCCCCAGGAGTGCCTGCATGAAATAGAACGTTTCCTGGACCGCCTTGCCTGAGAACCACATTTTGCTTTCCCGAGGACGCTGCTATAATAATTAAAAATTAATATTTTATGCGAGGTTTTCAACAATGGCTGTAATAATAGATTATGCACTTTGCGAGGGATCAGGGTTCTGTGCTCAGGTATGCCCTGAAGATGTCTTCGAACACAAAGATGGGGAGACGAGAATCGTCAACGAGAATGCTTGTACATACTGCTATCTCTGCGTCGAGAACTGCCCAAACAATGCCATAACCCTCGAGTGATTTATACAGATCGATTATTACGCCCGATCCCGACAAAAAAAGAATTGGAGGAAGCATGAAAGAAAAGGTTCAAAAGGTCATCGATGAGATAAAGCCGGCTCTCCAGAGAGATGGCGGCGATATCGAGCTCGTGGACATCATCGGAGA harbors:
- a CDS encoding 4Fe-4S binding protein, producing MAVIIDYALCEGSGFCAQVCPEDVFEHKDGETRIVNENACTYCYLCVENCPNNAITLE
- a CDS encoding alpha/beta hydrolase; amino-acid sequence: MKSHVMSPDLFLKRIVQNKLFHLEEGPKGGKPILLIHGITGSHRYWNTIRKKLAKNNHLIIPDLLGFGYSPKPYIHYSVDIFRDSLRSLLLSKNLEHHRIILIGHSLGTIIAAEYAAAYPGQVAGLVLISIPAFPNEAMAHRIFWRGSASYRNLLTTNSFSANFSQIWRSGFNMSLTYLSRIPFPVLIDSRKFTFRSLTSTLENCLLKYRADQFLSRLNDIPVLALHGERDQVSPLSGVIDLAKKLPELSLKVIKHSGHHIVLTHPQECLHEIERFLDRLA
- a CDS encoding HEAT repeat domain-containing protein encodes the protein MTEQISTRRIAVDFLKLFAIAQKNLLLYTEYHPQGKSSLKKCYDALLAILKDKNEFTISAVDDRMLADENIIDEEKYLMSSMAKEFNRRNIFSITFQRGISRSDLKELIDILNLNPEKMGEEGSITDLLESRRISFIQANAIKYGRISESQELLDIALAEHIITGIKPHLTEGRDLSGAQMKEAGSGTALFIGEGSGMEERVEIDEIMSDPMKISLLFARTLEKFKSESPSGTLTGHDVIAALERLGTALQAQAGGRWNQLKLVFARLILNLKPEIQHLLVEKSSLTPVKDSFLKSLLTYLPEEKVGDLILTQYLAGLRDHSALADFISKVFPDDERREDAYLKIFGRLADAGVSSEEIERITEELNWLKSSSDERISSILASEKIWSRPFSSIMELIEEAGRMHSGREAISLIQKYMSGLIHPSPEIRRIVIENSVPVYIFMKEHPNFAPQRIKVQNLLFRRLKDENDLELFESIVKTIIATAVAEIDSGNYAESIPILEKLKKSVHEFFTEEDVRRDIISFELSKIETEDLILKALEDYFSLKTEAEQNLPRLLQVFSDKVIRFLVNQIAKESNRKRRFKIAQLIRSLEERALPDLIQCLNDERWYLVRNAVFLMGEIGDPSVIRHLKGSLQHPDHRVRRETIRTLRKLGGDQSIDLIASALEDSDESVIIAAIESLGHLKSSKGIFKMLRIISRSNGFENANDTLRKAAIENLGKLRVKDAVPELIKLLMKKSLLGMTENPEIRLEAIKALSMIGGEEAIQALILTSEKDPVAQIREIAATLAYEKSRHEP